ACCAGCCCCCGAAGCCTCGCGAATCGTCCGATACCTGTCCGGTCCGGAAAAACTGGAAAGCACCTGTTCCTGCGGCAACGGGCTGAGTCCGGTTTCTGGCGATATCACGTGGGGGCCTGGCGCGTTCTGTGCCGTATTGAAGATGGCCGGTTCCTGGTGCAGGTGGTGGAGATCG
Above is a window of Deltaproteobacteria bacterium DNA encoding:
- a CDS encoding type II toxin-antitoxin system RelE/ParE family toxin, with amino-acid sequence MLSSCREATSPRSLANRPIPVRSGKTGKHLFLRQRAESGFWRYHVGAWRVLCRIEDGRFLVQVVEIGHRNTVCK